tgatcctggagactcagggtcgagtcccacgtcgggctccctgcatggagcctgcttctccctctgcctgtgtctctgcctctctctgtgtgtctcatgaataaataaataaaatcttaaaaaaaaaaaaaaaagatgatgcgTGGAGGCAGTAATTGCATCATGTAGAGGATCTTGACTGTGACctgtggaaggaagagaagaccCAGGGATTGCGGTCAGAGGAAAAGCTGAGAGGTGGGTTCTTCCTccttgaaaggaaggaaagacctGCAGGAACTTTGCCTTGCCCTACAGGAAAGCAGCCAGTGCAAACTCGAGCCTCAGCACCAGCTCCGGGAGCCTGGTTCTAGCATGTTGGGTTGCAACTGCCACGTAACTAGGTTTGCTGCTGCTCCTCTGTGCCGCAGCAGTTGGGGTCTCCACGCAGGTCTCCGCACAGCTGCTTGCCCGGTTGGCTCACCTCTGGTCTGGCTCGTTCTCAGCTCCCTGTGGGGTAGATACTCTGCTTTATAGCCCTAGCTCCTGAGAGTTGTGTCTGGCTCCAGCTGGGTTCTCTATCAGGGTTCACTGAGGGCAGGAATTAGTATGGCCTAATGGTGGGGGCAGTCACCTCGGTGCACAGCTTAAGTGGGCATCTTCAGTGTCTGTGGTAGGCACCTCTGCGTAAGCCCCATTATGTTCCATTCAGGATGGGTGAAGTGGGAGTGGGGGCTTAGCCTGCATCACGGGATGGGGGGCATATGGTAGGCAGCTTCTATAAGCCCCACGTTTAGGTCTTGTTTTTCCTCTATCCCATTTACCATGGGAGAGCTTGGGGGAGATAGAAGGGAATAAGCGTGATTCTCATCAGGATCAGGAAGAACCATCGTAGCTCTTCTGTGGGGTTTTGTGAGCGCGGAAACGGAGAGGTCAGCAGAGTTGGAGTATGTGCCCGACGTGGTCAGTctagtgaggggcagaggaggagcgTGCGTTCACATCTGCTGACTGCAGCCTTTGTATTAGCTTTCTGCCCCGTCTTCCTTCTGCCCACTTCTCCCGTCAGGCCCACGACCTTTCCAGCCGTGGAGGTGGATGACGCCGACCTCTGCATCCAGCCAGAAATCTTTCCCTGAGTGTCAGGCTTCTGCTGAGACACACCCCAGGTATCCAAACCAGTGTGTCCTTGGCTGACCTCCTTGCTTTCCCTCCCGGAGCTACTCTTCCTGTGGTTGTAGCCTCAGCGTCGGTTGGGGGGCACCACCATTTGCCAGCCACTCAGCCTAAACCTCTGGGTGTCGTCCTCGGTTCCTTCTCTTTTACCTCGTGGCCTCCGTTCTGAGTGTCCTCAATACTCAGGCCCCTCTTGATTTCTTCCTGCTAAACTGAAGGCAGGGGGCCTTTGGTCTCAccacctctctttttcttttcttctatctcCCAGCTTGTTGGCAAATTTATGGAAAGATAATGCAAATATGTGAATAGGTTGCTTCCCTGTGGGAACAAAGAGCCTGGACGCTGTAAATAGGGCCCTTTAGGACTTGGCCTCCACTCCCCTCTCCCGCCTTGTGTCTTGTCTTTTTCTCAAATTGAACATGAGTTTTACGCTTCCATTCTGTGCATACGCTGTTGCTTGTGACTAGAAATGCTCtctcttctatttgttttttttttttttctcttttctatttgaaTGGCCTTCCACTCATCCTTTTAAAGCAGACCTTTCTGTGCTTCCTCTCTGTTCTCCTTTGTACCTTCTATAAGCATGTGGTGCCTGGTACTCATTGGGCCCTTAAGTGGTAGTTAtggttatttttgctttgtagttCTATTAACTTAACAATTGGAATAAAGTGCTCATTATGTATCTGTATGTATGAATGCAAacatttatgaatgaatgaataaaaacatttatattccAGAAgatagcacttttattttttgagttctgGGTTTTGCTTTAGCAGTTTGAGATAACATGAGGTACATATAGAGAACTCAAACTTTAGCAGTTTGAGATAACATGAGGTACATATAGAGAActttgaatgaattttaaattgaGAATGTTCATTGATTATGCTAAATAAGAAATCTGTTCATATAATGCATCAGCCATCATTTTGAAGTGGGGTTACCAGTTGCTCATTTCTATTTTGGTATATTTGGTGTTATATAAAGTTAATAAAGTTATTGCTTAAAATGGAGTAGAATATGGtccggggggggggaggggaagatttGGAAGACTTGTTGCTTAAATGCATTTCCAAATTATTTGGGTTCAGATACTCTTTTTACAAGACAGAAATATCCCCTGGGAAAGAAAGCCATATTAATCGTTTATCCCAAATAGTGCTGGCATAGTAGGCGCTCAGTTAATGTACGTTAAAGACTTGAAACAGTATCGACAGTAGTAGTGGTGGTAAtagtgataatgataataataattagaagaaTTATAACAATGGCTAGCaacatttaagtttttgttttttttaagattttatttatttatgacagagagagacgagaggcagagacccaggaagagggagaagcaggctccatgctggaagcccgatgtgggactcgatcccgattcctgggctgaaggtggcactaaaccgctgagccaccagggctgccctgtttaagTGTTTTATCCGTGCCAGGAATGTGCTGAGGGATTTGCAtatactcatttaatccttgcagcAACATTATGGGGACAGATGAtaccctcattttacacatgaggatcCAGGCCCAGGACATTTTAATAACTTAGTTAAGTAGCGGGACTAGGATTTAAACTAGACAGTTTTATTCCAAAAGTCAGTGTTAATCATGATGTTCAGTTATATATGTGTTAGTATTTCCATTGCTGATACTAAGGtagggtagagataaaggaatgtagaaaaggaaaagaaagatactgACAGTTTTCTTGGAGTGGACCAAAAGAAGTGAATATGAATGCTATGAAAATGGAGGTAAAGGAAAATGATGTCTGTGGATCTACAGTAATAAAACTTTAGTCTAAAAGTcatacttttttaagattattggAATAAATACAGTAAGTAATACCAAGGTGAAGCTTTTATTCTCGCCGTCTTCCTTTCAGGAATATTGGGGAAACAACAGTGTATCTGTGAGATTATTTTAGCTTCCGAAGGTGGACAAAATTATAGAAGGTTTGggatttttattggagttttaatttttaattaatgagaataatgttaaaaatgaaactctAGTTACATTTCAACCTCAGCTGcttttgcagataacatgatcttCTCCTAATAATATTTGTTTCCTATAGggaagattaatttttttacaagtttacttataattcatttatttccttttctctccagctTCTTCACAAAATAATTGATGGCATTTGTGGCCGGGCTTACCCTCTCCACCAGGATTATCACAGTGTTTGGGATTCAACAGAATGGAAGAATGTTCTAGAAGATATTACCAAATTTTTCAAAGCTGTAGTTGGTAAAAATTTATCTGATGAAGAGGTAACTTCACTCCAAATTTCTATACTTTATAATAAGTAGTAAATCATTTTCAAGTTTTTCCTAAGTTGGTCTTTAGGGTACTATATCACACAAGAGCCATTATCAGGAAgtatacatatacttttttttctttttttttttttaaagattttattcagggatccctgggtggctcagtggtttagcacctgcctttggcccagggcgcgatcccggagtcccaggatcgagtcctgcgttgggctcctggcatggagcctgcttctccgtctgcctgtgcctctgcttctctctcctctctctatgactatcatgaataaataattttaaaaaatttgatccatatataaaataaataaataaaatattttattcatttatttgagagaacacaaGGGAGTAGTAGCTGGGGGGCtgggtgtgcagagggagagggagaagtagactcctgctgagcagggagcctggtgtggctggatcccaggaccctgggatcatgacctgagcttccTAGGTACCCCCAGTAAGTATAtgttatattaaaacaaaaaccacataatTTTGAGTAGGTAAATCTGATTGTGGAAGTTCttgttttttatggttttggttgatgtttttaaaattgtgacaCATTTAAATCATGtagaagaaaactaaaagttACATAACAAACACATTTCCATTATCACAGTTAAACAGTTGTTAACATCTTTATGCATTACAAGGTTTGTGTGCTTATTTTAGAAACAAGGCATTATAGATACATCTAAACCCTACCTGGGCATGCCACCCTTCCCCAAGAGATCACCACTTGTAAAGTTGGTATACATGTTTTGTATTCTATATTGTgtgaacatttgcattttaagcAATACATACAACTATTTGAGCTGTTTAAACGTATAACTTGTAAATAATAACCTATGTACCCATTTGTAATTTTCTTATGGAATGTTGTGTTTCAGACTTGTCAGGTGTTGGTAAGTGTAAATCTGGTTCATGTATTTTAGCCTCTTGTAGTATTTGTTGATAAGAATTAGGACTTATTTTTCTGTCTCCGCTTCTGATGAACTACTAGATCACTGTCTCTTTAGTTGTTATGTATAGTACTTCTACAGACATTTTGTGTGTGTCTCCTTGTATGCACATTGGCTAGCTTTTCTCCGATAGACATTTtgaagtgaaattatatggtcaTGGTGTATCcttccattgaattgcttttatagcttagttaaaaattattttggcatGTTTGTTTAggtttctcccttttaaaaaaatgtagttttaagtATGTTCATTTTGATTTGGATCATTTTCGATGGGAGTTTTTTGTTAGATAcatcatgtattttaaatatcttctcccattatggggcttgccttttcactcttaatggtgtctttttgTGAACAGAAGTTCTGAATTTTGATCAAATCAAgctttgtatatatttcttttgatgGTTAGTGCTAGCAAGGTcctgtttaagaaatatttgtgcCAAAGTCATGAAAATGTATTTGTTAGTTTTCTTGTAGAAGCTCTCACATTTATGTTACTGatgcatttttaattaatatttgtgtgtggAGTAAGAACTGAGTTCACATTTTTTCACATCAGTAGCCACTTGACCCAGTACTATTTATTGAAATGACTATCCTTGCTCCCATAGAATTTTTGTGCAGCCTTTGTTGTAAATCAGGTAACTGTATATGTTTAGGTCTGTATCTAGACTCTTTATCTGCTCCATTAGTTTATTTGTCTCTATTTCACAGTAttacactgtcttaattactgtagaaTTAAAGCTGTCCGGTATTAGAAGACCTGCAACGCCCTGCTTctccaagattgctttggttattatGAATCCTCTGTATTTTCATGTACAATTTTgaaatcagcttgtcaatttcaaTGAAAAACACTGCTGGACTGCTGTATCAAAATACTATGAACTAGATAGCTTAAACAATAAGAACTTATTTCTCACAATACAAGATAAAGCTGCTGGCTGATTTGATTCCCTGCAGAGGGCCCTTTTTCTGGCTGCAGACCACCTTCTTGTGTCTCTTACACtggtgaggggagagggcagcATGCTCTCTTGAGTCTTGTTTTATAAGGTCACTAATCCTATCACTGAGATTCCCCACCCTTTGGCCTATTAAACCTAATAACCTTTCTGAGGCCCCATCTTTAAATATCACAGTGAAGgataggatttcaacataggaattttggggtGACACATTTAAGTTACATAGCatggggattgcactgaatctctAGATCGTTTTGGAAAGAATTTACGGGCTTAatattctcccaatccatgaacacagtataGCATTCCATTTATTTGGATTACTTCAATTTCtctaatattttgtagttttcagttaTAGAGGtcttgttagatttatttctaagtaatatttttgatgtttttaaattttgttctccAATTGTTGGCTGCTAGAATGTAGAAacaacatacatttttatatctttataccATGttttacaatctttaaaaaaattattaacagcttacaaaactttttttttttttttattttttggtatacagtcatttccttcttaaattttaataccttttttttcccccttagcttATTGCACTAACACCTTTGAGACAGTGTTGAAAAACATAGCGGtatcttattcctgaccttaggaagAATGTATtcactattttatcatttattgtgTTAGCTGTATGATTTTCTAGATACTGAGTATCTAGAAAACCTATAGGATAACCTCttactgttgaattttatttaaaggcTTTTCCCCTAAGTTtgatgtttttttcctcctttatttgtTGATGTGGTGTCTTTCATTGGATTTTTAAATGGTAAACTAAACTTGCATTACCAAAATAAATGCCACTTGGTCATAATATCTCTTAATTTGGTTTGCCAGTATTTTATTTAGGAGTTTTGCATCTGTTTTTGCGTAGTATTGGctcatagtttttcttttctgtaatgtACTTCTCAGGATGTCAAATTTTATTCTGGTCtaataaaatgaattaggaagtattttttctcttattctctggAAAAGTTTACACAAGATTAATTTTATACCTTTCTTAGTACTGTGTTATTATGTTGTataattttcagatatttgtAACTTCTTAAATCAGTTTTCACTTAATTATACCATGGTAAAAAATATAGTTTGATTGCAGTCCTTTGAAATCTATTGTAATTTGCCACATGGCTCATCATATGGTTCATTTTGGTGAaccatatatttttgaaaataatatgtattcatGTAGTTGGTTGAATGTAATGTTTGTGTCAGCTAGGCTAAAGGAAGAtagtgttttcagtttttaacttttactgatttttttttttttttttttggttttgttagtCACTGGGAGATGTGTTAACATTCTAATTATAAAGGtagatttatccatttctccttttgATTCTGCCAAGTTGtgctactttatatattttgaaactatGCTATTAGGTGCACACAAATTTATGGTGGTTCTTCCTGTTGAATGGCCCTTGGGCCcttctttatttctcataataCTTCTTGCCCCGAAGACAACATTGTCTGATTTTAGAATAACTATACCAGCTTTTGTGGTCTTTGCTTCCATGCTACTTGATCCATCAgctcttttaatttgttttgcaaAAATGTGTTGAAATCTCTTGTTTGTTATGCATTCTCATCTTATTCTtttcatagatacagaaatattttttttccttttattgtcattttaaagaGTTTGTGAAGGGGGAGTGGAACTCTGTGTTCACATTTTAAACAGAAAGAccctttcacttattttctgtttacttttatttttaatagatatcTCAGCAGTTGAATCAGTTGAATTCATTTCATCAACAAGCTATCATGAAATGCTTGAAAAGTAGGAAAGATGAAATCAAGCAGGCTCTGTTAAAAGAAATAGTTGATATTTCTTCTGCACAACTACAAGATTTTGATTGGCAGTTAAAGGTGAGAATCTATGGGCATGTATGTTTTGTATCTCATTTTCTgaatagaaagaaatgtttatttttcataatatacaTCTAAAACTTCTGTTATTTAAAGAATACATTGtcaaaaaattgcatttttacattaatttagtACTGTACAAACATCCAAATAATATGTAAGGACATTACGTTGATAATAAATTTCGTTAACTAGAGCTGTAaatcattaaacattttaagtagCAGAGTAGTATGTATTCAACATGTATTTTTGGCTAGAACTTTCTAGACTTTACATACTCTTCTGAGATTGGTAAATGCGGTTCTGCCTCCAGGGGGAGAAATCTGTAATGTGCTATTAAAAGAgcacttaaaattaatattttgaaaaaagactcGTGATTAGTAGGGTTCATAAAGAACAATTTCAGACCAACTCTCCATGCTGTATAGGGTTCATAGACCTAGATGGGGAGGTTGTATTGAAACACATTGTGTTCCTTCATTTCAGCATAATAACTAGATAAAGTGCCTCATATTGTCTGTGCATAAAGTGGAGAAAACTGTGGAAAAATCACGTAGCTATTTGAGTCATAGCTGGATAAATAACCAAAACCGGATGAATTTGTTTTAGCCAGGAAGGAGGTCTCTGTGATTCTGGTTTTGGCCCATACTTCAACATTTTTAGGAACATTATGCTCACCAAATCTGAGATctgttaaatattattaatacgATAAATCAAAGTTTAAGATGATTTTACAGCAAATTACAGCGATGGACCAAATGAAGCAGAATAAACTGAGCAGAGATAACCTAGGTAGaggatttttatttacataaaaccaACTTAATATAAAAGATATGAGAGATATGCCAAAAGTAATTTATATGAGAAATACTTAGCTTTGATTAGCTACATGTGGCCTGAGTCAACAGTATGATGATTCAGTCTTATGTTTTGTTGTTAGAGATGCAGTGTTTCAAGCAATGGGTAGTTCTAATTCGGTTTTCATTCATTAAATCTTTTTAGTTAATTTAGTAATAATTTTAGTTCTGGCCGCCAGATGTAAGAGATACTTAAACAAATTGGAGCCaaaccaaaaaagaatgaaagaaacttaaaatcatGGTACATGCAGGTTTTTTGAAACACTTGAGACCATgtatccagaaaagaaaaacttaagtGGAAAAATATCTTGAAAGGACTAAAAATCATCTGTGTGGATGAGGGAATTGATACATGCTCTGTGGCTTCAGAGGCTAGGACAAAGGCTAAGGTCTCGGGTGTGTTTGTAGTGAGATGAGTTCAACctaaagagaactttttttttttttttaacctcaatcAGTATCTGAAGATTATTTAACCTCTTTTTGAGGTAGCGTGTTCATCATTGGTGGTCCTCAACCATAGACTGAGAAACCACTTGCTGGACACACTAAGGAGGAGAATGATCTGTAGGGTAGACCATCTTCGATACTTCCAAATGTCAGATATTTATGAGTCCTGGTCTTTGAAGACAGAATGGAGGAGATATGTGAGGATTCGATTCTGTAGTGTGTGCACTCCGAGGACGTTGGTTAGGGAAGTAGTTCCTTTCCAGTCATTGTACAAGTAACGAATGGTACAAGTAAATTTTGGCCAGTAGGAGCACTTTGAACATTCAGGTATTGTGGAGTTTTCTAGCTCAGATTCCAGGAGAATTGATCTTCCCATAGCCATCTGCCAGTGAAGCTATGGTGCTTGTTTCAAAAATTATTAGTATCGTAAATATTTGgttcttttgtttcctctagGATTCTCTTTAGACAGAAAATAGGAAGTGGGATAAATGTGTTGAGTGTTCTTGCTGAATTACAGTTCTGGCTGTAATTGAAGGTGGTATCTTAATaacatgttattttgtttttaagatttctagaacaatttgttcatttaataaagagagcgagagcgagtgccagtgagagcataagcaggaggaagggtcagaaggagagggagaagcagactccctgctgagcagggactccccccccctcccccatgtggGGGCTcaaccctgatgtggggctcgactggagaccttgagatcatgacctgagctcaaggcagacgcttaactgactgagccatgcaagcTCCCCTTGACATAACGTGTTTATCAGTAACTTAGAGAAGTAGCTCATTGTGAATTAAGCATCTTCATTGCTCAGGCTTTACCAgtgtttttagttttatctttGTACATGGACTTTCATCCTCTTGGTGTTGTCACACTTCTTTGAGAATTCTCAGTGTCGTGATGCCTTGGACCCATTCAGCATTTCCCTTCCCAGCTGTCACTCTGCTCTGCATTTCTGCTTATACCACAGACTTTGGCCTGGTTGTCCTCTTTTCCTTAGTCGCCTTCCTCTCTATTCATCCTCCTTTCTCTGTCCATTCTTCATATACGTGTTGGTGTAGCAtgga
The Vulpes vulpes isolate BD-2025 chromosome 2, VulVul3, whole genome shotgun sequence genome window above contains:
- the COMMD8 gene encoding COMM domain-containing protein 8, which translates into the protein MEPEEGTPLWRLQKLPGELGPQLLHKIIDGICGRAYPLHQDYHSVWDSTEWKNVLEDITKFFKAVVGKNLSDEEISQQLNQLNSFHQQAIMKCLKSRKDEIKQALLKEIVDISSAQLQDFDWQLKLALSSDKIATLQMPLLNLHLDIKENGEVKPYSVEMSKEELQNLISSLEAANKVVLQLK